The Glycine soja cultivar W05 chromosome 9, ASM419377v2, whole genome shotgun sequence sequence TGTGTGCTGACAAGCATAGTGAATCTATCTATCCTAGAATTCTGCCAATAAATATCACGAATTGATTTTGTTTGCCTAATGATGCTTTAGATGTGTATTCTGCTACTTTGTGACTGAGAAACACAATTTAATATTTACCAACATCACACACATCATCAATTACTAGGAAATAGATTTATTTGCTAAactgtttgtttttcttgtgcAAAATGGCCTTGATGCAAGTTAAGCTTCTAGATGCTTCTTAGATTGTTGATGCTATGTCAATGTGCATTTGTATTTTTTCATCTGAGAAGGTTAGTACCTACTAAtcaaataacagaattaaagaTAATTGTTAAATGCTTGTTGATCTTTATGGTGCCTTCTATTGTTATGCTTCATATACCTACTGATTATTGTTGATTAATGCCATTTGCCTTTAAAGTcctttgttaaaattttatcacAAAAATATTAGGACTAATAAATTGTTTTCTGAAGGATGAGAAGATTCAACATTTTCTTGGTCATTTTCAAAAGGACTTTGAAGGTGGTGTATCTGCTGAGAATTTGGGTAAGTGGAATAATAAAAGTCGAAGCTTGTACTGAGAAATGAAAGAGCAGTCTTTGCGTCCATGAAGTGATGTTATCAgatatgaataatatttttcaggTGCAAAATTTGGTGGCTATGGTTCCTTTTTACCTACCCAGGAGCGCTCTCCTTGTTTGTGTTCTCATCCAAGGACTCCACAAAGAAACCACAGCTCACCAGAACTTAGTATCAATCTCCACATGGAGGTATAGGCATATagcaatatttttgtttgtttattttactatttgatACTTGATAGGAAGGTAAGATATGCTGCCAGCATATTTCAGCATAAAAATAATACAGATTGATTGAGGACAGTCAGTTATATTGTTATACAGGCTGTGTCTCATAACACAAAAGCATCTTCAAATGGGCTTCCTGCAAGGCCTGAAAATGCTTCTCATAGTTCTTATTCATTTCGTGATTTAAAAGAAGCTTCAGTAAATGATTCAGTGAAGAAAGAACAAGGAATTTCTTCCAGTGATATAGCTGAGAGGTGCACTTCGAAAGATGATAGTACAAAAAAGACAGGAAATTCAACTGACCAAAGGCCACTGAAGTTTcgaattaaaatgaaatctaatatCTTAGCACCAAACAATGCAGAGATATATAGTGGCCTTGGGCTTGATAACTCTCCCTCTTCCTCAATGGGGAACAGCCCTGTGGAAAGTGAAGGCATGCCACCAGTATCTCAAGAGAATGCTGAAGATTCTCCAAATGGCATTATTCAGGTAGAGGTCCTTCTCTATTTCTACGCTGTTCAATTCCATTAGAAAGATTGATGTATTTACTTCTTATTTGATGACATAGGTTATGACTTCCTTTCCTATCTCTGGGGGTGTTCTAATATCTCCTCTGCATGATAGTTTGCTCTACATGATAAAGAATGAAAAAGTTATCAGAGACAGCAAATACTTGTCTTCTCTTAAAGGTCATCAAGATACTTGTTCCATGTCTACTGACGAATCAGATTCTTTTGTGGGGGATGAAcatttgaagaagaaaacagTGAGAATAATGAGAGAAAGTGAAAAACAGTTGGAATTGAAGCATACAAATGGCACCTTTTCTGAGAAGGATTTGACATTGCATACAAAGAAAAGATTAGGAAATAGAACACCGGATTGTAAAGATTTCCTCTCTAATGACTTGAAACGTACACCTCTGTCAAGTTCAATTTGTGATGCTGGTGAAACAGCTGAAGTCACTGCTAAAGCTTTTGAAGCCTCCAAGGACTTTAATGAGAGTGGAGTGCAAGGCAGAATGGTTCCCGTAGAAGCTTTGAAGGAGGAGTCATTGGAGTCAATATCTGGTCAGGATTTTGAGAAGACTGAAAAGCAAAATGcaggaaatgggtttatgaAAAATGCTTTAGAGCATAAACTGGAAAATTCCCGCAAGGATAATTTTACAGACCCTATGAATAATAACATGCGTAATACTTTCATGAATAAGTTTGAATCTGATGCAGTAAAACACAAGGTAGATCATAAGTATGAGAACCATCAGAAAGTAAAGGCCGTGTCTGAGCGGAAGACTAAGTCAAAGGGTGATCTGAGTCCTGGAAAAGCTGAGGCTGTTGGAAGAAAAGATAGCTTTGGTGGTACTAATAATGCAATGGTAATTGATAAAGGGATTGCTGGCTTTGACAATACttgtaaaagtaaaatgaataaGTCAATGTCACTGAAGGGCAAAAAGTTCAGTAATAGTAACGGGGAttcattgaaagaaaaaaaatcagaacaGAAAGTTGCCAGTGTTGCCAGTATTGGTGCTATAAAAAACGGTAACATCGGTAATGGAAAAAAGAGTGCATTTGGGACTAAGGTAAAGGAAAGACTGAGTGGCCATAAAGTGGCCAACCAGTTGCTAGCTGGGCCATGCATCAAAGATACTTCAGCTGCACTTCCTATTGCTGAAAACAACCTTGCTCCAGAGATGATTTCATCAGCAGTAGGAGTGCCTCAAGTTATTGCGGAAGATTGGGTATGTTGTGACAGTTGCCAGAAATGGCGGCTACTGCCTAATGGTATGAAGCCAGAGCATCTTCCAGAGAAGTGGCTGTGTAGCATGCTAAATTGGCTGTAAGTTGATTGCTCATTTTGGTTGGAATTATGCATGACCATATTATGCCGGGTATATGCTTAGGCTATGATTGGATTGGTAGTAGAAAATGGAATGGAGTGGACTGGAATATAATGGAATGTGATGGATCGGAatggaatgaaataaaaatgatgttccattgtttggatattttataattgaaaggAACAAAAATTTCATTCCATTATTTGGAAAAAGGATGGAATGAAATGagttattaactttttaattcctatattaTCCTTATTATAAATGTATTATCTTTAAGAGACAAATCTCAggacaaaatttataaaagataaaatagttattttacaATCTAAAAGCTTTGTTCCATCAAGTacaccccaaatttggggggaAGAAAATTAGGGTGAAACAATGGAATGGAATGGATCATGATCCATCATTATGTTCCATTTCAATTTTTACAAACTAAACATTGGAACAACTTCCCCGCCCACTGCATACCATCCTTTACCACCAATCCAAACATGCCCTTAGTATGATGTTGTATTGTAAGCAACAATCAAAGACTATCTTGAATTTTGAACGTTATAcagattattttacatttttaaaatttatccacATATGCATTTGTTTTTTGCTTTTCGTATTATTGCCTGCTCATTGttctctgaatttgttgctaggCCTGGAATGAATTCATGTGACTTCAGTGAGGATGAGACAACAAAAGCACTTTATGCCTCATATCAAATACCAATTTCCGATGGTCAAAATAACATGCAAAGCCATGGCACTGAAACTGCAATTGGAGTGAGCTGTACTTTGCAATATGGCCTGAATCACAAAATGTCCACTTTTGATATGTTGTCTGATcgagaaaagaagaaacatgTTATTAAGGAAAAGACAATGTCAGGAAGTAATAATGATGTTCTTCAGTTCCCAAATTCTGCAAAGATCAATGTTCAAGTATCTGGAAAAAATAGAAGCTTGAATGCCATGAATCATCATCCTGCTGACTTAAACCCAATGAAGAAGACAAGTTCTTCTAAACATCTTAGCAGGCTTGACAACATGATAGAAGAGAAAAACGTGcctaaagagaaagaaaagcaaGTAAATGAAGGTACCTCATTCATTTCGGAGTTGATATgctgttatttatttttgtgagtAAGAAATTATAGGTattctaaattaataatttcaatgTTATTTTCACACGTGGGCAGGTGATAGAAAGCATGCTAAGTTGAAACGTAAGATGGATGCTGATCAATATAAATTGGGAACTCCTAAGAAACCAAAAGtcgaaaatgttttctatactgATAAGCAATTGAATCCTGGCATGGACCTTGAGAAGGTGTCTCTATATTCAAGAAATGGTTTGCCAACAAAAGCTAGTGGGAAGGAAATGAGGAAGTATGATGAATATTGTTTATCTGATGACATACAGGACAGATTACCAGTCACTGTCAAGAATGAGGGAGATCATGCTCAGGTCTCGTCTGGTGGTGGGTCCTTGGATGTGAAAAACAGAAGTAAAAGTGGTTTAATGAAGAAAAGGAAATTGAAGGAGCATATGGATGATGAAAAGCATAACAACTCATACTCCTCGCATGGTGAAAAGCAGTATGGTGAAGAAGGCAATGCAAGTGAAATTAGGAAGCAAAAGAAATACAGAATTTTGAGTAAAGAGGCAAAATTAGTAACTGAAGGTGATGATAAATTGAGTAAAGATGGGATGAGGCAAGTTTGCTTGTCAGGCAATAGGGACCAAATGGCTGTTGGGACAGAAGTAAGATTTGTTGATAAAGGCAACCAGCCAAGGAAGCATAGGAAAAATGTTGCATCTCTTCATGCTTCGGACAGTATTGATCAATTGGGCAAGGGTTTGGGCTCTAGACCGCTTTCATTGGCAGCAACTTCAAGCTCTTCTAAAATTTCAGGGTCTCATAAAGCTAAAACCAACTTTGAAGATGTGAGAGGTTCACCTGTTGAATCTGTCACCTCGTCACCTCTGAGGGCCTTCAACTTGGATAAGAATATTTTGGCAATAGGAGACACTTCAGTGAAAGATGATGCTACAAAAGGTTACCTCTCTTCAGTAGGTTCAAGGAGAAGTGTTGATAATAGGGAGGGAAAGCTATCAGTAAAATTGAAGGCGGGTAGAATTTCGCATGACTTACATCCTGCATCCCACAAATTATCTTCAATAGAGGCTCGGTTTGAGGATGCTAAAGACACAGCCAGGGTCCAAGCTAAAAAATCTTCTGAACTAAAGAATAATCATTTGCTTGAAGCTGGTGTTCATGTTGAACAGCCTGGTTATTGTGCTAATGGTATACGTTATGAGGAGAAAGTAAACAAGGACAACCAGGAAAGTGAACTTTCTTGGCAGAAATCTGGTAAGGTTTCATCATTGCACCGCAAGGAGAAGGGCAGAAAGTCTGGTTCTCATGTTGGTATGAATAAGATGAAGATTTCAGTTTCAGACATTGGTGGTTATTCAAAAACAAGTGGGAAGCATGATTCAGCAGTTAATCCCAGTAATCATGCATCTGGTGCTGAGGCAAAAAATAATGctaaatatatttctttgaaGTCTAAAAGTGAAATTGACTGTATTATTCAGAAAAGTGCTTTAAGACATGGGCCAAATGAAACTGGAAAACAAACtgagataaaagaaagagacTTTGAGAATTCAATTCTGAAGATGAATGCTCAATGTAGCACTGATAATAAGACTATCTCCCGGCAAAACCTGACTCAGGATTTTAAGGGAGAAAACAAAGCTAATCTCACTGAATCCAGAGTTGGGGAATCCAAAGTTCTCCCATCTGCAGTGGATGAAGTAAAAAGGGAAGCATTGAATGTGAGTTCTAGAACTGTACCTCAGTATCAAAAGGGAGGCATGTCTAATGAGCGTCCTGTCCATGTTTCTGGCAATGATGATTTGGCCAAGTCAATGAGAAATTATGCCGATGTTAGTAACAATGCTGGAGTTAATTATAGTTCTGGAAATTTTGCACCTGATCAGCAACTTACTTTGTCAAGTCCTTTGAGAACTAATTCCAGCCAAACTGCTACTGGCACCCTGGAAGAAGCCGCAAAACTAAAAGATAGAGCAGATAATTATAAGGTTAGTTGATCAATTCaagatttttcttaatatatagtTTGTTGAATCTAGcatctttcttttttgtaacTGATGGTGTAAAATACTGTTTATTTACAGAACTCCGGGTTTGACTTTGAAAGCAATGAGACATACTTTCAAGCTGGTTTGAAGTTTCTGCATGGAGCCTCTCTTTTAGAAAATTGTCATAATGAGAGTAGCAAGCATGGGGAAATGAGTCAAATGAAAATTTTTGCTACTGCAGCAAAACTTTTCAAGTAAGTAAAAATTCTGAAGCTCTAAGTAAATTGATTACTTTTTATGATCTTAGATTTCTTCCTTTATTCAGTTATTGGTCGAATGCGAT is a genomic window containing:
- the LOC114367797 gene encoding uncharacterized protein LOC114367797 is translated as MKENTDIEEGEACYYNVDDEANIDPDSFSYIDEKIQHFLGHFQKDFEGGVSAENLGAKFGGYGSFLPTQERSPCLCSHPRTPQRNHSSPELSINLHMEAVSHNTKASSNGLPARPENASHSSYSFRDLKEASVNDSVKKEQGISSSDIAERCTSKDDSTKKTGNSTDQRPLKFRIKMKSNILAPNNAEIYSGLGLDNSPSSSMGNSPVESEGMPPVSQENAEDSPNGIIQVMTSFPISGGVLISPLHDSLLYMIKNEKVIRDSKYLSSLKGHQDTCSMSTDESDSFVGDEHLKKKTVRIMRESEKQLELKHTNGTFSEKDLTLHTKKRLGNRTPDCKDFLSNDLKRTPLSSSICDAGETAEVTAKAFEASKDFNESGVQGRMVPVEALKEESLESISGQDFEKTEKQNAGNGFMKNALEHKLENSRKDNFTDPMNNNMRNTFMNKFESDAVKHKVDHKYENHQKVKAVSERKTKSKGDLSPGKAEAVGRKDSFGGTNNAMVIDKGIAGFDNTCKSKMNKSMSLKGKKFSNSNGDSLKEKKSEQKVASVASIGAIKNGNIGNGKKSAFGTKVKERLSGHKVANQLLAGPCIKDTSAALPIAENNLAPEMISSAVGVPQVIAEDWVCCDSCQKWRLLPNGMKPEHLPEKWLCSMLNWLPGMNSCDFSEDETTKALYASYQIPISDGQNNMQSHGTETAIGVSCTLQYGLNHKMSTFDMLSDREKKKHVIKEKTMSGSNNDVLQFPNSAKINVQVSGKNRSLNAMNHHPADLNPMKKTSSSKHLSRLDNMIEEKNVPKEKEKQVNEGDRKHAKLKRKMDADQYKLGTPKKPKVENVFYTDKQLNPGMDLEKVSLYSRNGLPTKASGKEMRKYDEYCLSDDIQDRLPVTVKNEGDHAQVSSGGGSLDVKNRSKSGLMKKRKLKEHMDDEKHNNSYSSHGEKQYGEEGNASEIRKQKKYRILSKEAKLVTEGDDKLSKDGMRQVCLSGNRDQMAVGTEVRFVDKGNQPRKHRKNVASLHASDSIDQLGKGLGSRPLSLAATSSSSKISGSHKAKTNFEDVRGSPVESVTSSPLRAFNLDKNILAIGDTSVKDDATKGYLSSVGSRRSVDNREGKLSVKLKAGRISHDLHPASHKLSSIEARFEDAKDTARVQAKKSSELKNNHLLEAGVHVEQPGYCANGIRYEEKVNKDNQESELSWQKSGKVSSLHRKEKGRKSGSHVGMNKMKISVSDIGGYSKTSGKHDSAVNPSNHASGAEAKNNAKYISLKSKSEIDCIIQKSALRHGPNETGKQTEIKERDFENSILKMNAQCSTDNKTISRQNLTQDFKGENKANLTESRVGESKVLPSAVDEVKREALNVSSRTVPQYQKGGMSNERPVHVSGNDDLAKSMRNYADVSNNAGVNYSSGNFAPDQQLTLSSPLRTNSSQTATGTLEEAAKLKDRADNYKNSGFDFESNETYFQAGLKFLHGASLLENCHNESSKHGEMSQMKIFATAAKLFKCCAHEYETHQEMAAAALAYKCMEVAYMRVVYCKNSSTNRDRHELQSTLQLVFQGESPSSSASDVDNLNNQTAADKATLPRGTNTHVAINQVISARTRPNLVRLLDFTQDIHFAMEASRKCQSTFVLANVIMQEAWKKDCIASIRSAIDFSFQDVDELVRLVWTATKAISHAGLGGTRLS